A genomic segment from Brevundimonas sp. SORGH_AS_0993 encodes:
- a CDS encoding GNAT family N-acetyltransferase, whose amino-acid sequence MIVRDVETDDMAAITAIYAESVANGRGTFELEAPDEMEMTARFAAVAALGLPRLVAEIDRGVVGYAYASPFRTRQAYRYMVENSIYVAPEARGRGVASALLDALILRCEAMGLRQMVAVIGDSDNVGSVALHRARGFADAGVFKAAGWKHEGWRDVVFMQRALGQGRNTPPDAPGLPLIDKKPAA is encoded by the coding sequence GTGATCGTCCGCGATGTCGAAACGGACGATATGGCCGCGATCACAGCCATCTACGCCGAAAGCGTGGCGAACGGACGCGGCACCTTCGAGCTGGAAGCCCCGGACGAGATGGAGATGACGGCCCGGTTCGCCGCCGTGGCAGCCCTGGGTCTGCCGCGCCTGGTCGCCGAGATCGACCGTGGCGTGGTCGGCTACGCCTACGCTAGCCCGTTTCGAACCCGGCAAGCCTATCGCTACATGGTCGAGAATTCGATCTATGTCGCGCCGGAGGCGCGAGGACGCGGCGTCGCCAGCGCGCTTCTGGACGCTCTGATCCTGCGCTGCGAAGCGATGGGCCTGAGGCAGATGGTGGCCGTGATCGGCGATTCCGACAACGTCGGCTCCGTCGCCCTTCACCGTGCGCGCGGCTTTGCGGATGCGGGCGTGTTCAAGGCCGCAGGCTGGAAACACGAAGGCTGGCGCGATGTCGTCTTCATGCAGCGCGCCCTGGGCCAAGGCCGCAACACGCCACCCGACGCCCCGGGCCTGCCGCTGATCGACAAGAAACCCGCCGCCTGA